From the Arvicola amphibius chromosome 2, mArvAmp1.2, whole genome shotgun sequence genome, one window contains:
- the LOC119806187 gene encoding taste receptor type 2 member 125-like translates to MDITIQIICAATIIVEFIIGSAANGFIVLVNIIDWVKRRKISSVDQIITALAISRINMLWFTFIATLISSLYPDLEMTVKMVRIKNIIWVISNHFSIWLASTLSIFYFLKIANFSNYIFLYLKWRFKKVLSVTLLLSLLFLFVNILAMNIHIDDWTEKCKRNPSYNSTSRYYTQLYRLIYLINTMFTFIPFTVSLIIFTLLIFSLWTHLKNMHHNIKDTRDPSTMAHINALQMMVTFLLFYVVFFLSLATQAWVSQFLEKKNLLFAAFIITFPSVHSCVLILRNSKLKQASLLVVWWLRCRSKYVEPFVP, encoded by the coding sequence ATGGATATTACCATACAGATCATATGTGCAGCTACGATCATTGTGGAATTCATAATTGGGAGTGCTGCAAATGGATTCATAGTGCTGGTGAACATCATAGACTGGGTCAAGAGGAGGAAGATCTCTTCAGTGGATCAGATCATCACTGCTTTGGCAATCTCCAGAATAAATATGCTATGGTTTACATTTATTGCTACACTAATATCTTCACTCTATCCAGATTTAGAAATGACTGTGAAAAtggtaagaataaaaaatatcatCTGGGTTATTTCAAATCATTTTAGTATCTGGCTGGCTTCTACCCtcagcatattttattttctcaagataGCCAATTTTTctaactatatttttctttacctAAAGTGGAGGTTTAAAAAGGTGCTTTCTGTGACATTGCTGCTGTCTctgcttttcttatttgtaaatattttagcaATGAACATACATATTGATGATTGGacagaaaaatgcaaaagaaatccaTCTTACAATTCTACATCAAGGTATTACACACAATTATACAGACTTATATATTTAATCAACACCATGTTCACATTCATTCCTTTCACTGTGTCTCTGATCATTTTTAccctgctcatcttctccctgtggACACATCTGAAGAATATGCATCACAACATCAAAGACACCAGAGACCCCAGCACCATGGCCCACATAAATGCCCTGCAAATGATGgtcacttttctccttttctatgtagttttctttctgtctcttgccACACAAGCTTGGGTCTCTCagtttctagagaaaaaaaatttgctttttgCTGCATTTATAATTACTTTTCCTTCAGTCCACTCATGTGTTCTGATTCTGAGAAACAGTAAACTGAAGCAGGCCTCTCTCTTggtggtgtggtggctcaggtgCAGGTCCAAATATGTAGAACCCTTTGTCCCCTGA